A region of Vitis vinifera cultivar Pinot Noir 40024 chromosome 13, ASM3070453v1 DNA encodes the following proteins:
- the LOC100250067 gene encoding large ribosomal subunit protein uL10, with protein sequence MAVKPSKADKKIAYDQKLCQLLDEYSQILIAAADNVGSNQLQNIRKGLRGDSVVLMGKNTMMKRSIRLHAEKTGNTAFLNLIPLLVGNVGLIFTKGDLKEVSEEVAKYKVGAPARVGLVAPIDVIVPPGNTGLDPSQTSFFQVLNIPTKINKGTVEIITPVELIKKGDKVGSSEAALLAKLGIRPFSYGLVVLSVYDNGSVFSPEVLDLTEEDLIEKFAAGVSMVTSLSLAISYPTLAAAPHMFINAYKNVLAVAVATEYSFPQADKVKEYLKDPSKFAVATAPVTASDAGAAPAASKEEEKKEEPQEESDDDMGFSLFD encoded by the exons ATGGCGGTGAAACCATCCAAGGCCGACAAGAAGATCGCATACGACCAGAAGCTGTGCCAGCTTCTGGATGAGTACAGTCAGATTCTGATCGCTGCCGCTGACAATGTTGGATCCAACCAGTTGCAGAACATTCGCAAGGGTCTGCGTGGAGATTCTGTTGTTCTGATGGGTAAGAATACCATGATGAAGCGTTCCATTAGGCTTCATGCTGAGAAGACTGGAAACACGGCTTTCCTCAATCTCATTCCTCTTCTCGTG GGTAATGTGGGTCTGATTTTCACAAAGGGTGATTTGAAGGAGGTCAGCGAAGAGGTTGCGAAGTACAAG GTTGGAGCTCCTGCTCGTGTTGGATTAGTTGCTCCTATTGATGTCATTGTCCCACCTGGTAACACTGGACTCGACCCTTCCCAGACCTCTTTCTTCCAG GTGCTTAATATTCCTACCAAGATTAACAAGGGTACTGTTGAAATTATCACCCCTGTGGAGCTTATCAAAAAGGGTGACAAGGTGGGCTCTTCTGAAGCAGCCCTGCTTGCCAAGCTTGGGATAAGACCCTTCTCTTATGGTCTTGTTGTGCTGTCTGTTTATGACAATGGCTCAGTTTTCAGCCCTGAGGTGCTTGATCTTACAGAAGAGGATCTCATTGAGAAGTTTGCAGCTGGTGTCTCCATGGTTACCTCACTTTCATTGGCTATCTCATATCCAACCCTAGCAGCTGCACCCCACATGTTCATCAATGCATACAAGAATGTTCTTGCTGTCGCTGTTGCAACCGAGTATTCCTTCCCTCAGGCAGATAAAGTGAAGGAGTACTTAAAG GATCCTAGTAAGTTTGCTGTTGCAACGGCCCCGGTTACAGCGTCTGATGCCGGTGCTGCTCCTGCTGCTTCTAAggaggaagaaaagaaggaagagCCACAGGAAGAGTCTGATGATGATATGGGTTTCAGTTTGTTCGACTAA